A genome region from Solanum pennellii chromosome 12, SPENNV200 includes the following:
- the LOC107006690 gene encoding gibberellin-regulated protein 1-like: MAISKFLLVTMVLISLLVFRLVEAYGNGDGDNLAVHTAGPEGANNPTYIPTSECGTACEARCSLASRHKMCLRACGTCCTRCNCVPPGTSGNQDLCPCYRDMLTHHGKHKCP; this comes from the exons ATGGCcatctccaaatttcttctTGTTACTATGGTTTTGATTTCTCTACTTGTTTTTCGTCTTGTGGAAGCTTATGGCAACGGTGACGGTGACAATCTAGcg GTGCACACGGCTGGACCAGAGGGTGCTAACAACCCTACTTACATCCCTACATcag AGTGTGGAACAGCATGTGAGGCAAGATGTAGTCTAGCATCAAGACATAAAATGTGTTTGAGAGCATGTGGGACTTGTTGCACTCGTTGTAATTGTGTGCCTCCAGGAACCTCTGGGAACCAAGATCTTTGCCCTTGTTACCGTGACATGCTCACTCATCATGGCAAGCATAAGTGtccctaa
- the LOC107005753 gene encoding tubulin beta chain-like, whose protein sequence is MREILHIQGGQCGNQIGSKFWEVICDEHGIDPTGRYNSDNAGASDLQLERINVYFNEATAGRFVPRAVLMDLEPGTMDSIRSGPYGQIFRPDNFVFGQSGAGNNWAKGHYTEGAELIDSVLDVVRKEAEYCDCMQGFQVCHSLGGGTGSGMGTLLISKIREEYPDRMMLTFSVFPSPKVSDTVVEPYNATLSVHQLVENADECMVLDNEALYDICFRTLKLTNPTFGDLNHLISATMSGVTCCLRFPGQLNSDLRKLAVNLIPFPRLHFFMVGFAPLTSRGSQQYSSLTVPELTQQMWDAKNMMCAADPRHGRYLTASAMFRGKMSTKEVDEQMINVQNKNSSYFVEWIPNNVKSSVCDIPPTGLKMASTFIGNSTSIQEMFRRVSEQFTAMYRRKAFLHWYTGEGMDEMEFTEAESNMNDLVAEYQQYQDATAEVEEDFDEGVEEHYEGQ, encoded by the exons atgagagaaatctTACACATTCAAGGAGGACAATGCGGGAACCAAATCGGTTCAAAATTCTGGGAAGTAATTTGTGATGAACACGGCATAGATCCAACGGGACGTTACAATTCTGATAATGCAGGTGCATCTGATCTACAACTTGAACGGATTAATGTGTATTTCAATGAAGCTACTGCTGGTCGTTTTGTACCTAGAGCTGTTCTTATGGATCTCGAACCTGGTACTATGGATAGTATTAGATCTGGTCCTTATGGACAAATTTTTCGCCCtgataattttgtttttggaCAATCTGGTGCTGGAAATAATTGGGCCAAAGGACATTATACCGAAGGCGCTGAATTGATTGATTCTGTTCTCGATGTTGTTCGTAAAGAGGCTGAGTACTGTGACTGCATGCaag GATTTCAGGTTTGTCACTCACTTGGAGGAGGGACTGGTTCCGGCATGGGAACTCTCTTAATTTCAAAGATAAGGGAAGAGTATCCAGACCGAATGATGCTCACCTTCTCTGTTTTTCCATCTCCAAAGGTTTCAGACACTGTTGTCGAACCATACAATGCTACACTTTCTGTGCACCAATTAGTAGAGAACGCTGATGAATGTATGGTCCTCGACAATGAAGCCCTCTACGACATCTGTTTTAGGACTCTAAAGCTCACTAATCCAACTT TTGGTGACCTAAATCATTTGATATCTGCAACAATGAGTGGTGTGACATGTTGTCTGCGATTTCCCGGTCAGCTGAACTCAGACTTGAGAAAATTAGCTGTGAATCTAATCCCTTTCCCACGTCTTCATTTCTTCATGGTGGGATTCGCGCCACTGACATCTCGTGGATCACAGCAATACAGTTCCCTCACAGTTCCAGAGCTTACACAACAAATGTGGGATGCTAAGAATATGATGTGTGCAGCTGACCCTCGTCATGGACGTTACTTAACAGCATCTGCTATGTTTAGGGGAAAAATGAGTACTAAAGAAGTCGATGAACAAATGATCAACGTCCAAAACAAGAACTCGTCGTATTTTGTTGAGTGGATCCCTAACAATGTGAAGTCTAGTGTGTGTGACATTCCACCAACTGGCCTAAAAATGGCATCTACATTTATTGGGAACTCGACGTCCATTCAAGAAATGTTTAGGAGAGTGAGTGAGCAGTTCACGGCCATGTATAGACGAAAGGCGTTTTTGCATTGGTATACTGGGGAAGGAATGGATGAAATGGAATTTACTGAAGCTGAGAGTAATATGAATGATTTGGTTGCAGAATATCAACAGTATCAAGATGCTACTGCTGAGGTTGAGGAAGATTTTGATGAAGGTGTTGAAGAACATTATGAAGGACAATAA